Proteins from a single region of Paraburkholderia sp. PGU19:
- a CDS encoding sugar phosphate isomerase/epimerase: MTQRLAVYQSLWAMERRHTDGFERTLEENVAMIAQAGFEGVSTSYGSRGDVRRLSQVLAQYGLQAEAQCFPRTVEDLCPILEHAVEFGAHHIDLQPDVRPRRIADALELIDGWQRLAEQVDIPVYIETHRDRMTTDLHFTLDLLDARPDLRLLGDLSHYLVGREFAWPVNEENEAAMQRIIDHSWSFHGRVASREQVQIEISFEPHRMWVDLFLRWWRDGFVSWRKRAGPDDTLVFTCELGPKPYAIIGRDGNDTTDRWAESLLMRDWICELWSEVAQEEATALDASP, encoded by the coding sequence ATGACGCAACGGCTCGCCGTGTATCAGTCACTGTGGGCGATGGAGCGGCGTCATACCGACGGCTTCGAGCGCACGCTCGAAGAGAACGTCGCGATGATCGCGCAAGCGGGCTTCGAAGGCGTGAGCACGTCGTACGGCTCGCGCGGAGACGTGCGGCGTCTTTCGCAAGTGCTCGCGCAATATGGCCTGCAAGCAGAGGCGCAATGCTTTCCGCGCACCGTCGAAGACCTGTGCCCGATACTCGAACACGCTGTCGAGTTCGGCGCGCATCATATCGACTTGCAACCGGACGTGCGGCCACGCCGCATTGCCGATGCGCTCGAACTGATCGACGGCTGGCAGCGGCTCGCGGAACAGGTGGACATTCCCGTCTACATCGAAACGCATCGCGACCGCATGACGACCGACCTGCACTTCACGCTCGATCTGCTCGACGCGCGGCCTGATCTGCGTCTGCTCGGCGATCTGTCGCATTACCTCGTCGGCCGTGAATTCGCGTGGCCCGTGAACGAAGAAAACGAAGCGGCGATGCAACGGATCATCGATCATTCGTGGTCATTTCATGGACGTGTCGCGAGCCGCGAGCAGGTGCAGATCGAAATCTCTTTCGAGCCGCATCGCATGTGGGTCGATCTGTTCCTGCGCTGGTGGCGCGACGGTTTCGTGTCGTGGCGCAAGCGCGCCGGACCCGACGACACGCTCGTCTTCACCTGCGAACTTGGGCCGAAGCCTTACGCGATCATCGGGCGCGACGGCAACGACACAACGGACCGCTGGGCCGAATCGCTATTGATGCGCGACTGGATATGCGAGCTGTGGAGCGAAGTGGCGCAGGAAGAAGCGACTGCGCTCGACGCTAGTCCATAA
- a CDS encoding FAD-dependent oxidoreductase gives MSTQPAMVIIGAGQCGVRTAAALRENGWEGEITLLGNEGSAPYDRPPLSKAVLLGERSTAQCAFYDDAFYRDQRIDLRVDACVQQIDRGARKVVLRDARTIDYQRLLIATGAEPRRLDVPGANLDGVHLLRTASDANVLAEVLQPARRVVIVGAGFIGLEVAASAVARGCEVVVIEAGARALMRAVPEVVAGYLIDRHRQMGVKIHFAAQIERLLGSTHVTGVKLKDGTQIDCDCVVVGIGVKPRTELAEAAGIDVADGIAVDDTLRTNDPHIFAAGDVCSFPHRLFRRRIRLECWKNAEDHARIVARNMLERGETYSEVPWFWSNQYDMTIQIAGLPAFGVESVVRETGDTSRIFFALDRDGVLVGASGVGKVSEIARDVRIAQTLIGQRACIEPALLEDRSVKLKGLVAAEAL, from the coding sequence ATGAGCACACAGCCCGCGATGGTGATAATCGGCGCAGGCCAATGCGGCGTGCGCACGGCAGCCGCGCTGCGCGAGAACGGCTGGGAAGGCGAGATCACGCTGCTCGGCAACGAAGGCTCGGCACCGTACGACCGGCCGCCGCTGTCGAAAGCCGTGCTGCTCGGCGAACGCAGCACCGCGCAATGCGCGTTCTATGACGACGCCTTCTATCGCGACCAGCGCATCGACTTGCGCGTCGATGCCTGCGTGCAGCAGATCGATCGCGGCGCGCGCAAGGTCGTGTTGCGCGACGCACGCACGATCGACTATCAGCGTCTGCTGATCGCGACGGGCGCCGAGCCAAGGCGGCTCGACGTGCCGGGCGCGAATCTCGATGGCGTGCATCTGCTGCGCACTGCAAGCGATGCCAACGTGCTCGCCGAAGTATTGCAGCCTGCACGGCGCGTTGTGATTGTCGGCGCGGGCTTCATCGGCCTTGAAGTTGCGGCGTCCGCTGTGGCGCGCGGCTGTGAAGTGGTCGTCATCGAAGCCGGCGCGCGCGCGTTGATGCGCGCGGTACCGGAAGTCGTGGCGGGCTATCTGATCGACAGGCATCGCCAGATGGGCGTGAAGATTCATTTCGCCGCACAGATCGAACGGCTACTGGGCAGCACGCATGTAACGGGCGTCAAGCTCAAGGACGGCACGCAGATCGACTGCGACTGCGTCGTCGTCGGCATTGGCGTGAAGCCCCGCACGGAACTCGCGGAAGCGGCAGGCATCGATGTCGCGGATGGCATCGCCGTCGACGACACCTTGCGCACGAACGACCCGCATATCTTCGCGGCGGGCGACGTGTGCTCGTTCCCGCACCGTCTGTTCAGGCGGCGCATCCGGCTCGAATGCTGGAAGAATGCCGAGGATCACGCGCGCATCGTCGCGCGCAACATGCTGGAGCGCGGCGAAACGTATTCGGAAGTGCCGTGGTTCTGGTCGAATCAGTACGACATGACGATCCAGATTGCCGGCCTGCCCGCGTTCGGCGTAGAGAGCGTGGTGCGCGAAACGGGCGACACGTCGCGCATTTTCTTCGCCCTCGATCGCGACGGCGTGCTGGTCGGCGCAAGCGGCGTCGGCAAGGTCAGCGAGATTGCGCGCGACGTGCGCATCGCGCAAACGTTGATCGGGCAGCGCGCGTGTATCGAGCCTGCATTGCTCGAAGATCGCAGCGTCAAACTGAAGGGACTCGTCGCCGCGGAGGCGCTATGA
- a CDS encoding MocE family 2Fe-2S type ferredoxin: MSVETNAKVHWIAACAPDDIDEEDVMRFDHNGASYAVYRIAEGYYASDGWCTHEHAHLADGFVVNREIECPLHQGRFDIPSGKAKSAPVCVHLKTYPVRVEDGEVLLGLPVQDAS, from the coding sequence ATGAGCGTCGAAACGAATGCAAAGGTCCACTGGATCGCCGCCTGCGCACCCGACGATATCGACGAGGAAGACGTGATGCGCTTCGATCACAATGGCGCCAGCTATGCGGTCTATCGCATCGCGGAAGGCTACTACGCGTCCGACGGCTGGTGTACCCATGAGCATGCGCATCTCGCCGATGGCTTCGTCGTCAATCGCGAGATCGAATGTCCGCTGCATCAAGGGCGCTTCGATATTCCGAGCGGCAAGGCAAAGAGCGCGCCCGTTTGCGTGCATCTGAAGACCTATCCGGTGCGCGTCGAAGATGGCGAAGTTCTGCTCGGCCTTCCCGTACAGGACGCATCATGA